One part of the Sciurus carolinensis chromosome 4, mSciCar1.2, whole genome shotgun sequence genome encodes these proteins:
- the Txn2 gene encoding thioredoxin, mitochondrial, producing MAQRLLLRRFLASIISRKLPQGRWAPLTSKALQTPKCCSGSLTVTPNPTRTIYTTRVCSTTFNVQDGPDFQDRVVNSETPVVVDFHAQWCGPCKILGPRLEKMVAKQRGKVVMAKVDIDDHTDLAIEYEVSAVPTVLAIKNGDVVDKFVGIKDEDQLEAFLKKLIG from the exons ATGGCTCAGCGACTTCTCCTGAGGAGGTTCCTGGCCTCCATCATCTCCAGGAAGCTCCCTCAGGGTCGGTGGGCACCCCTCACCTCCAAGGCCCTGCAGACCCCAAAGTGCTGTTCTGGTAGCCTGACAGTAACACCCAACCCGACCCGGACAATATATACCACCAGAGTCTGTTCAACAACCTTTAACGTTCAGGATGGACCTGACTTTCAAGACCGAGTTGTTAACAGTGAGACACCAGTGGTTGTGGATTTCCATGCACA GTGGTGTGGCCCCTGCAAGATCCTGGGGCCACGGTTAGAAAAGATGGTGGCCAAGCAGCGCGGGAAGGTGGTGATGGCCAAGGTAGACATCGATGACCACACAGACCTCGCCATCGAGTATGAG GTGTCAGCTGTGCCTACTGTGCTGGCCATCAAGAATGGGGACGTGGTGGACAAGTTCGTCGGCATCAAAGATGAGGACCAGCTGGAGGCCTTCCTCAAGAAGCTGATCGGCTGA